One part of the Macrobrachium rosenbergii isolate ZJJX-2024 chromosome 3, ASM4041242v1, whole genome shotgun sequence genome encodes these proteins:
- the LOC136826524 gene encoding uncharacterized protein codes for MSEGNCTVRDDISEWVIAAVWEQFVVCFIGAICNAVSIWCLLRCQRTGKAVKLQLICIFSLQTAICLVTLPFVTYLYYADFFCLENGVPKQAQFLLSILNSILLQGERLNFMVLAVYRAVAVLYPSKYRKLVITRIVVSLQLGILMFIVPPWIILGITKGFDFSRMSGSVMRLQFRNGTSFHFVRALYGIYYCLPFVVTFVACTVMMITLIRQRQHAKAFSKKRQENMDHVASTIRVVLLTNVLLDGPHVVFHLVEDLELATVITHMAFFLHLVLDPAIFVGMNRNYREEILQKAPLVCTAGSPHCPWRSCCPLPEIDKEPANEDDNSI; via the exons ATGTCCGAGGGGAATTGTACAGTGAGAGACGATATTTCTGAGTGGGTAATAGCGGCTGTGTGGGAACAATTCGTCGTGTGTTTTATCGGCGCTATAT GTAATGCAGTGAGCATATGGTGTCTGCTCAGGTGCCAGAGAACCGGGAAAGCAGTGAAGTTGCAGCTCATCTGCATATTCAGTCTACAGACGGCCATCTGCTTGGTCACACTGCCATTCGTGACTTACCTGTACTACGCAGACTTCTTCTGTCTGGAGAACGGAGTACCGAAGCAAGCACAGTTCCTCCTCTCGATTTTGAACAGCATACTCCTTCAAGGGGAGAGGCTGAACTTTATGGTACTTGCAGTATACAg AGCTGTGGCGGTTCTTTACCCGAGCAAGTACAGGAAGCTGGTGATAACGAGGATAGTCGTCTCACTGCAACTTGGAATCCTCATGTTCATTGTGCCTCCCTGGATTATTCTTGGCATAACAAAG GGATTCGACTTTTCGAGAATGAGCGGAAGCGTCATGAGGCTCCAGTTCAGAAACGGAACCTCCTTCCATTTCGTGAGGGCGCTCTACGGAATCTATTACTGCCTTCCCTTCGTCGTCACCTTCGTCGCCTGTACTGTCATGATGATCACT CTGATCCGCCAGAGGCAACACGCGAAGGCCTTTTCCAAGAAGAGGCAGGAGAACATGGACCACGTCGCCTCCACCATCCGCGTCGTCCTCCTGACGAACGTCCTCCTCGACGGACCGCACGTCGTGTTCCACCTGGTGGAGGACCTCGAGCTGGCCACCGTCATCACCCACATGGCGTTCTTCCTCCACCTCGTCCTGGATCCGGCCATCTTCGTCGGCATGAATCGGAACTACAGGGAGGAGATTCTCCAGAAGGCGCCCCTCGTGTGCACCGCCGGAAGTCCCCATTGTCCTTGGCGTTCGTGCTGCCCGCTGCCGGAGATCGATAAAGAGCCAGCGAACGAAGACGATAACAGTATCTGA
- the LOC136826514 gene encoding uncharacterized protein, whose translation MPDDRPPAGDRISRMGTKCLVAGIGVCFAICLTGLILGVQSPENRQKLLQYFSLKNSNFTASIGVLSTRSFVDEEMLIAAEHVLKRHKTTHGQPNVQMRLAFTDTTASNILKAFDNLWNEGIRVFLIGGGDDEVTTVLCQYLEKSGKSAHIFSPAAFKTDSHCPHLNSLYPNHGALIAAEIARIKENGITRVIPIVGKDEMNLVSDLIPMGVAQGLKIEAPFLVQSHNSSLSKLQQILQQYPRAGVWLSLGHDLPQLLLIIGQILKGHLVIVHSHPNELSKLLRNPEARRMAEVNAICTTEWAGSSEVNTVARRRLLASLQLKDPLIGALAYDASSLALSEVIRQYRNENQLPRSEANEILYTRIITPGGIPGNTMMGFIVWKRLVLEKLIGKQVLQDSPWLSEGLIGVRSRGGKQWSVIHKTHFPVNIIEKEELKALAEKGKCSGELWVKVTAYDPLSHRPIAASWDLSAAPEVMLLPNGSPNGFTFQTWCKNVQETQVLEFGCQGATSHNESLVCLTVLDGPLRRRSIRSTIRKYGYPIHRKKYPPRHQNQNNVDPFSSAFKSVEKILKDKEFNSLIPQIGGCLGASGGCSLCFFYILLTDVGVSPGVCFGACAVAVGGSCSTLLSRGVQYHLDHSVICTELFTQGRISLSSYMADATYGSRLATTNPKALLGYRTLAAPLVAIMQVSPAVTSVVEAAAQPWLRHMEHEEGLRPDDDAIGRIMTHVGLPVCCVVATVLDHIDTIAFVTLVAILRKART comes from the exons ATGCCAGATGACCGACCGCCAGCTGGCGACAGGATATCAAGGATGGGGACGAAGTGCCTGGTCGCAGGAATCGGAGTCTGCTTCGCCATTTGCCTCACCGGGTTGATTCTTGGCGTCCAGTCTCCAGAGAACAGGCAGAAGCTTCTTCAGTACTTTTCCCTCAAGAATTCAA atttcaCAGCAAGCATCGGGGTACTGTCTACAAGAAGCTTTGTTGATGAGGAAATGCTCATTGCTGCTGAACATGTCCTGAAAAGACACAAAACCACACATGGCCAACCAAATGTGCAGATGAGGTTAGCTTTCACAGATACTACAGCTTCGAACATTCTGAAAGCCTTTGATAATCTCTGGAATGAAGGAATCAGAGTTTTCCTCATAGGAGGAGGTGATGATGAAGTGACTACAGTGCTGTGCCAGTATCTAGAGAAATCTGGCAAATCAGCCCATATATTTTCCCCAGCAGCCTTCAAGACTGATAGTCATTGTCCTCATCTCAACTCTCTGTACCCTAACCATGGAGCCCTTATTGCAGCGGAAATAGCTCGAATTAAGGAAAACGGCATTACAAGGGTGATTCCTATAGTGGGGAAGGATGAGATGAATTTGGTATCCGATTTAATACCCATGGGTGTGGCACAGGGACTGAAAATAGAAGCTCCTTTCTTGGTACAGAGCCATAACTCGTCCCTATCAAAACTTCAGCAGATATTACAGCAATATCCAAGAGCGGGAGTTTGGCTTTCACTGGGACATGATTTGCCTCAGCTGTTATTAATTATAGGGCAAATTCTCAAGGGGCACCTAGTCATAGTACACTCACATCCCAACGAACTTTCAAAACTTCTGAGAAACCCTGAAGCTCGGAGAATGGCAGAAGTAAATGCAATTTGTACCACAGAATGGGCTGGATCCTCCGAGGTCAACACGGTTGCTCGTCGTCGCCTCTTGGCATCCTTACAATTGAAGGACCCTTTAATAGGAGCACTGGCATATGATGCATCTTCCCTAGCCCTTTCTGAAGTTATTCGACAGTACAGAAATGAAAATCAACTCCCAAGGTCAGAAGCAAATGAGATTCTATATACACGAATAATTACACCAGGAGGTATTCCAGGTAACACAATGATGGGCTTTATTGTGTGGAAGAGACTAGTTTTGGAAAAACTTATAGGAAAACAAGTTTTGCAAGACTCTCCTTGGCTCTCAGAGGGGTTGATAGGTGTTAGAAGTAGAGGAGGGAAGCAGTGGTCAGTGATTCACAAAACCCACTTCCCAGTTAATATTATAGAAAAAGAAGAGCTGAAAGCACTGGCTGAGAAAGGGAAATGTTCTGGTGAACTTTGGGTTAAAGTTACAGCATATGATCCACTTAGCCATAGGCCAATCGCGGCTTCGTGGGACCTGTCGGCTGCTCCTGAAGTAATGTTATTGCCCAATGGGTCTCCTAATGGTTTTACCTTCCAAACCTGGTGCAAAAATGTACAAGAAACCCAGGTTCTAGAATTTGGATGTCAAGGAGCAACTTCACATAATGAATCTCTGGTATGTCTCACAGTGCTAGACGGCCCATTAAGACGTCGATCCATTCGTAGTACCATAAGGAAATATGGTTACCCTATCCATCGTAAAAAATACCCGCCTCgtcatcaaaatcaaaataatgttgATCCTTTCTCTTCTGCTTTCAAATCGGTAGAAAAGATTCTGAAAGACAAGGAATTCAATAGTTTAATTCCTCAAATTGGTGGCTGTCTAGGAGCTTCAGGAGGCTGTTCACTCTGCTTCTTCTACATTCTCCTCACCGATGTTGGCGTAAGTCCTGGAGTGTGTTTTGGTGCTTGTGCTGTAGCAGTTGGTGGCTCATGTTCCACTCTGCTCTCAAGAGGAGTTCAATATCACCTCGACCATTCTGTGATCTGTACAGAACTTTTCACACAAGGTCGCATATCTCTTTCATCGTATATGGCTGATGCAACATATGGGTCTCGCCTTGCCACTACAAATCCGAAGGCACTGCTCGGGTACAGAACTCTAGCCGCCCCTTTAGTAGCCATCATGCAGGTCTCTCCTGCAGTCACCTCTGTCGTGGAAGCCGCTGCACAGCCTTGGTTAAGGCACATGGAGCATGAGGAAGGTTTAAGACCTGATGACGATGCCATTGGAAGGATAATGACTCACGTTGGTTTACCTGTTTGTTGTGTGGTGGCTACAGTATTAGATCACATCGATACAATTGCTTTCGTTACTTTAGTGGCTATTCTCAGAAAAGCAAGAACTTGA